The nucleotide window TGACAAGGTTTAATGATCAGTTTATTTTTGCATACAGGCCTGTTGCATATCTACGGGTTATGACTCATATGTAGCATGCATGTATGATATCAGGCAAGAGTAGTCATTTAGTGCTAAGGATAGTTTGTTTTGCAAGAGAGATTTGTTTCTGGCAGGTTGCAAGTCTCGTAAGAATTAAGGTTGTTTAGTAGGTAATCTTGATGGCTACGACAGGTATATTTGCGGGTATTTATTTGCTTTGTAAGTATACCTGTTTTTTTTTATTTCCAGTGATAATAATTTTGTTGATGAAAGGCATATGGAATTGATAAATCAGTGAAGCTAACTTCATGTTATAATCCCCGATAGTTATCGGGACATTTTCTTCTCTGTACTAAAAAGCATCTTCTTTTTATTGTTTTATAATTTCAAAAGAAAAGACTTTCGGAACTCGCGTCTGATTTATTTATTTTTCTGTAATTTTCTGAATTCATAGTCTTTATATCTCAATTTTACTTCGTATTTTTGTGTTTCAATCCGTATATATGCAAAAATGCTTTTTTAAATACCTGTTTTTTGTTTCGATTTTATTGGTGTTTGTTTCCGAATTGTTTTCTTTTGGGGAGCTAAGTGCTCAGCCACGCAAATCCGGAAATAAAGACCTGTTCTTCATTTTCCATAACCCACCCGAATCTGCAAAGCCCTGGGTATTTTGGTATTGGATGAAGGGCGCAGTTACTCCCGAAGGGATTAAGACCGATTTGAAAGCAATGAAAGAGATGGGGCTGGAAGGTGCCTATCTGGTACCAATTCAGGAATCGACCAATCCGCCGATCGTTGCTCCGGCAGCCGATACGTTTACTCCCCGTTGGTGGGAAATGTTGCGGTGTGCATTCACCGAAGCCGAACGATTGGGCCTGAAATTCACCATGCATCCGGGCGACGGTTTTGCTACCGCCGGAGGAACATGGAACACGCCCGAAATGTCGATGCAGAAAGTGACCTGGAGCCAGACTCAGGTGCAGGGCGGACGTTTGTTCTCCGATACGCTTCCACAACCGGAAATGCTTCACAATTATTACAAAGAGATTGCAATTCTGGCATTTCCATCACCAACAGGAACCGGCATTTCTACTGAAACCGTTGTTCCGAAAATTACTACCAGCACTGGCGAGGATGCTTCTTTTCTGGTGCAGAAAAACGGAAAGGGATCCTTAAAAAGCGATGCTGCGTGTTGGATTCAATATGAATTTGCACAGCCGTTTACCTGCCGGTCGATCCTGACTGCCGGCGCAACGTACAACTATCGGGCGCATAACCTGCGGATTGAGACCAGTGACGATGGTGTTCATTTCAAACCGTACTATAAGCTGAGTACCGGTCGGAACGGCTGGTTTGATGCTGATGCCGATTATACGCATTCCGTGCCTGAAGTGACGGCGCGCTATTTCCGTTTTTATTCTGATAAAGAGGGTATTGAACCCGGTAGCGACGATAACGAAATGGGGAAATGGAAACCGACCCTGAAGTTGCAAAAACTGGAACTTTCTTCGGCGGCTGTCATTAACCAGTACGAAGGAAAAAACGGTGAAATATGGCGCATTGCACCCAAAACACCGGATAATTTGTTGGCAAGTTCGGCTTGCGTACCTTTCGATAAGATCATTGACATTACCGATAAATACAAGAACGGAAAACTTACATGGCAGGTTCCTGCCGGCAACTGGACGATTTTTCGTGTGGGCTATACCACTACCGGACATCAGAATATGACAGCCGGAGCGGGAAAAGGGTTGGAGTGCGACAAGTTCAACCCGGTGGCTGTGAAGCAACAGTTCAACAACTGGTACGGTGAAATCCGTCGCCGGATGGGTGACGAGTTGACATCCAAAGTCTTGAAACGCATCCATGTCGATAGTTGGGAGAGTGGCAGCCAGAACTGGTCGCCGGTATTTCGTGCCGAATTTATCAAACGCCGCGGCTATGATCCAAAACTATACCTTCCGGCAATGGCGGGAATTCCGGTGCAGGATGCTGCAACTTCCGAAAAGTTCCTGTACGATGTCCGCCAAACCATTTCTGACCTGACGAACGAAAATTTCTTCGGGGTGCTCGATTCGCTGGGCAAAAAGGATGGCTACGAATTTTCTGCCGAATCGGCTGCTCCTGTGATGAGCGGCGACGGCCTGTTGCACTACAAAATTGTGGATGTGCCCATGGGCGAATTTTGGGTGAATAGTCCTACACACGAGAAACCGACCGACATGACCGAGGCGGTTTCCGGTGCTCACATCTATGGCAAAAATATTGTTCAGGCCGAGGCGTTTACCACGCTGCGGATGGACTGGAACGAATATCCCGCAATGCTCAAACCGATCGGCGACCGCAACTTTGCACTGGGCGTCAACCGTTTTGTATTTCATGTGTTTACCGAGAATCCTTTTCCCGATAAAAAACCGGGCATGACGCTCGGGCCTACCGGCGTTTTCTTTCAGCCTACGCAAACCTGGTGGAAACCGGCCAAAGCGTGGGTCGACTATACCCGTCGCTGTCAGGCGTTGTTGCAGTTCGGAAAACCGGTGATAGACATTGCCGTGTTTACGGGTGAAGAGTTGCCGCGCCGCGCCATTGTCCCTGAAAAACTAATCAATACGTTACCCGGACTGATTGGGGAAGAGGCTGTGGCGAGAGAGAAGAAACGTCTTGAAAACAGTGGCGCTCCGATGTGGAGTAAACCTGACGGGATTATCAATTCGGTGAACACAACCCATCCTGCCGATTGGGTCGATCCGTTAAGAGGCTACAAATACGACTCGGTGAATCCTGATGCTTTACTCAATCAGGCTACAGTATCAGATGGTAAATTGAATCTTTCGGCTACAGCATCCTATCAATTGCTGGTGTTGCCGCAAAAGAATACAATGATGCCGGATACCACGCTGTCGGATAAAATGCGGATCCAAATAGGCAAGTTGAAACAGCAGGGAGTGAAGGTGATTCGCTATTGGGACAAGCCTACGTTGGATGCTTTAGGCATCGAACGGGACGTGATTGCGAAAGATAATCAGGGGAAAACGTTGGGCAATTTTGCATGGAATCACCGGACGGCTCCGGGAATCGATGTCTATTTTATTGCCAATCAGAAAGCCGGGCAACAGGAAATTTCTTTGTCGTTGTGCGTGAGCGGTCGCGTTCCCGAAATCTGGAACCCAGTGACGGGAGAGATTCGTCAGGCCGGTACGTGGACTATCCGCAACGGACGCACTGAATTGCCTTTGCGCTTGGATGCTTACGAGTCGTTGTTTATTGTGTTGCAAACGCCAACCAAACAGACCGAAAGCGCGAAAGGTGCCAATTGGATTGAAACTAAAACCGTTCAAACTTTACCCGAAAAATGGTCGGTACAATTTGACTCGGCATTTGGGGGTCCGAAGCAAGCAGTACAATTTTCGACTTTGACGGACTGGACGACAAACATCGATCCGGCAGTGAAATATTATTCCGGAACGGCAGTTTATTCTTCTGATGTCGAAATAAATAAGATCGGAAAAGGAGAGCGACTCTGGCTTGATTTGGGTCGTGTGGAGAAAATTGCCGAGGTGAAAGTAAACGGTGTTTCGTGTGGTGTTGCCTGGACATCGCCTTACCGGGTTGATATTTCAAACGTCTTGAAACCGGGCAAAAACAAAATCGAGATTGCCGTTTCCAACACCTGGATCAACCGTTTGATCGGCGATAGCTTGGTGCCAGAGAATCAACGGATCACCTCCACCTTCAACCCGATTTACAGGTTGGATGATAAGAAAATTACACCGTCGGGTCTGATTGGACCAGTAAGGATTTTGAAAGAAGGAAAATAATTTAACAGACAAATATTCTCATGAATCGAATTCTAACATTGCTTTTTGCAACATTTTTATTGACAACGCTTTCCGCTCAGGAAAAGAAAGACCGGTTTGATATTCCCTGGAAAAACGGCAAACTAAAAGTGAGCGACAATCACCGTTTTCTTCAGTTTGAAAATGGTAAGCCATTCTTTTGGCTGGGCGAAACCGCCTGGTTGTTGCCTTCACGCAGTAACCGTGAGGAAGCATCCTACTTTTTGGGCGAAACGGCAAAAAACGGATTCAATGTGGTGCAAATTTCTATCCTGCACGATATCAATGCGATGAATGCCTATGGACAGTGGGCTTTGCCGAACGGTTTCGATTTTAAGAACATAGACAAAAAAGGCGAATACAACTACTGGCAGCATGTGGACTATATTGTGAAAGAGGCCGAAAAACGCGGGCTTTATATCGGTCTGGTTTGCGTGTGGGGCGGCAATGTGAAGGCCGGACTCGTGTCTGTTGACGATGCAAAAAAATACGGCAAATTCTTAGCCGAACGCTACAAAGATGCGCCGAACGTTATCTGGATCATCGGCGGCGATCAGCCGGGCAGCATCAAACCGGAGGTGTGGGAAGCTATGGCGACCACCATCAAAGGCATCGACAAAAATCACCTGATGACCTATCATCCTTTTGGACGTACCACTTCCGCCACCTGGTTCAACAATGCTTCGTGGCTCGATTTCAATATGTTTCAGTCGGGACACCGCCGTTACGGACAGGTAAAAGGTGACGGAGATCTAACCGTTGAGCCGAATACCGAAGAGGATAACTGGCGTTTTGTGGAACGCAGTCAGGCCATTCAACCCGTGAAACCGGTGCTGGATGGCGAACCTTCGTACGAGGATATTCCGCAAGGGTTGCACGATTTTACCCAACCCCGCTGGAAAGCCGAAGATGTACGTCGCTATGCTTACTGGTCGGTGTTTGCCGGTTCGTTCGGGCATACTTACGGCAACAACTCCACTATGCAGATGTTCCGTCAGGGTTATTCACCTGCTTATGGCGCTACACGTCCATGGTACGAATCCATTCACGATGCCGGTTGCCAGCAGATGAAATACCTGAAAGCGCTGGTGCTCGCATTTCCATATTTCGATCGGATAGGAGATCAGAGCGTAATTAGCGGAACGAACGGAACACAGTATGAACGTGTCATAGCAACCCGTGGGAACGATTACATGCTGATTTACAATTATACCAACCATCCCATAGAAAGCGACCTGACCAAAATCTCGGGCGAAAAGAAATGCGGCTGGTGGATGAACCCATCCGATGGCTCGTTGGAGTATATTGGTGAATTGAAGAACTCAAAACAAACCTTTTTCCACTCCAGCGGTTACCGTTCAGGCAATGACAAAGTGCTGATTATTACCGATGCTACAACTTCTTATCTGAGTAAAGATCAGAAAAGCATATTGTAATATTAACGTTAAAGAATAAACCCGATTAAACCCAGCTGTGCTGAAACGGGTCAAAATATAAATATCCGTTTCAAATAGAAATATAATATGAAGAAAATTGCTTTATTGATAGTGAGTTATATCTGTTTTCTGACAGCCGGTGCTGTTGGAGTAACCAATTTACGAACCGAAATGCTGGTCGATCCGATCGGGATAGACAATCAGCATCCGGCATTAGGTTGGATATTGACTACACAGGAACGGAATGTTGTGCAAACGGCTTATCAGATTGTAGTGGCTTCGTCGCCCGAAAAGCTGGCAGCCGGAGAGGGTGATTTGTGGAATTCAGGCAAGGTCGAATCCGATCAGTCGACAAAGGTTATCTACAACGGCACGGCGCTGAAAAGCGGCCAACGTGGCTACTGGAAGGTGAAGGTTTGGACCAACAAAGGCGAAACCGTTTGGAGCACTCCTGCAAAATGGGGCATGGGTCTGCTTGCCAAAAGCGATTGGAAAGGTAAATGGATCGGTCTTGACAAAGCATCTTCGTGGGATAGTATATCGTTCCATTCCCGTCTCTCGGCACGCTACCTGCGAAAAGAATTTGCAACTACAGCTAAAAAGCAGATCAAACAGGCAACAGCAAGCATTGTCGGTCTGGGTATGTACGAACTCTATATCAATGGCAAGAAAATAGGAAATCAGGTGTTGGCTCCATGTCCGACCGATTTCGCACAAGATTCAAAATACAACAGTTTTGATGTAACCTCGGAACTGAATCAAGGCAAGAATGCGTTGGGAGTTATTTTGGGTAACGGGCGTTATTTCAATATGCGCCAAAAGACGAAGCCGCAAAAAATTAAAGTTTTTGGTTTCCCGAGAATGCTGTTCCAGCTCAATGTGGAATATACCGACGGAACTCATTCGGTGGTTGTAAGCGACGAAAGCTGGAAACTTACTGCTGACGGTCCTATCCGCAGTAACAACGAATGGGACGGCGAAGAGTACGATGCAAACAAAGAGCTGACCGGATGGAATCTGGTTGGTTTCAACGATAAAAAATGGAACAAAGCCGAAGTCGTGCCTGCACCGAGCAATCTGATTACAGCTCAGATGAACGAAAATATGATCGTTCATGAGGCGTTGAAGCCGCAATCGATTACCCGTCAGGCGGATGGAAGCTATATCCTCGACATGGGACAAAACATGGTGGGTTGGTTGAGCTTGCAGGCGCGGGGCAAAAAGGGAGATAAGATAACGCTTCGTTTTGCGGAAACCCTTCAGAAAGATGGTTCGCTCTATCTCGAAAATATCCGTACGGCTCAACAAACCGATGTGTATACAATGAAAGGCGAAGGCCTCGAAAGCTGGGAGCCCCGTTTTGTTTATCACGGATTCCGTTATGTTCAGGTAAAAGGCTACCCCGGAACGCCTACCGTAGATGATTTTGCGGGTAAAGTGGTGTATGACGGGTTTGCGACGGTTGGTTCGTTTGCAAGTTCAAATTCGATGCTCAACAAAATATATCACAATGCTTACTGGGGAATTCGTGGCAACTATAAAGGCATGCCTGTTGATTGTCCTCAGCGCGACGAGCGTCAGCCATGGTTGGGCGATCGTTCTACCGGTTGCGTGGGCGAAAGCTACATCTTCGATAACGAAAAATTGTATGCGAAATGGATGGATGACATTCACGAATCGCAGAAAGAGAGCGGTCAGCTCCCCGATATGTCGCCGGCATTTTACATGACCTACTATGCCGACAACATGACCTGGCCGGGAACGTATCTGATGGTGGCCGATATGCTTTACAACCAGTTTGGAAACACGCAGGTAGTGGCAAAACATTATCCTTACATGAAAAAATGGTTGTTCTATATGCGCGATAACTATTTGAAAGACGGAATTTTAATCAAAGACCGTTCGGGCGATTGGTGCATGCCTCCCGAATCCCCCACGCTGATTCACTCGGTAGATCCAGCTCGTCAAACGAACGGAGCGTTGATGTCGACAGCCTACTACTACCATTTTCTTCAGTTGATGACCAAATTTGCGAAAGCAACAGGTAATGAGGCTGATATTGACGAATATGCCAAAGAAGCAGTGGTCGTAAAAGAGGCGTTCAATAAGAAATTCCTTAACACCACGACTCATCAGTACGGCAACAATACGGTAACCGCCAATGTGTTGCCGCTGGCTTTCGGCATGGTTCCCGAGAAAGAAGAGGATGCTGTGTTTAAGCAGATGCTCGACAAAATCGTTATCAAAGACAAAATACATTTGAGTTCGGGATTGATTGGTATTCAGTGGCTAATGCGCGAACTGACCAAACGCGGTCGTGCCGATGTGGCTTTTACCATCGCAACTCAGAAAGATTACCCGGGCTGGGGTTATATGGTTGAGAAAGGAGCGACCACCATTTGGGAACTGTGGAACGGCGATACCGCCAATCCGAGAATGAATTCGCACAATCACGTGATGTTGCTGGGCGACCTTATTCCCTGGATGTACGGTGATTTGGCCGGATTGAAAAATCATCCTACTTATTCCGGTTTCAAACGGATGTGGATGGAACCGCGTCCTACCGAGAGCCTTACCTATGCCAAAGCTTCGACCGAAACTCCCTATGGCACGGCCAAGAGCGAATGGATGTTAAATGGAGGAACATTTACCTGGCATGTGGTGGTTCCTGCAAATACACGTGCCAACGTGCTGGTACCTGCCGAATCGGTAGATGCTATCACCGAAAGCGGGAAGCCGGTTATGCAGGTGGAAGGCCTGAAGTTTGTACGTGTGGAAGATTACCGTGTTAACCTTGAGGTTGGCTCTGGCGATTATACCTTCGTTTGCAAATACGGCCAGGCACAAAACCGCTGGAGAGAAGGGATCGTTGTGGACGAGTTTATCAATAAAGGAGCACCGTATCCCGAAAGTCATGCCTCTACCATTGCCGAAACTACCGACGGCCATCTGGTTGCTTCATGGTTTGGAGGAACCAAGGAGAAGAATCCTGATGTCTGTATTTGGGTGAGTCGCTTTGAAGACGGCAAATGGACGCAAGGCCAAAATGTTGCCAATGGCATTATCAACGACACCTTGCGCGTTGCCTGCTGGAATCCGGTATTGTACCAGGTGCCCGGTGGCGATTTGCAACTATATTACAAAGTGGGCAAAGATGTGGCCGACTGGAAAGGTAAAATGCTTACGTCTAAAGATGGCGGCAAAACCTGGTCGAAGCCGGTTGATTTGCCGAACGGATTTTTAGGTCCTATCAAAAACAAACCGGTATTGTTGAAGAACGGCACATTGATTGCACCTTCGAGTACCGAGAATCAAGGCTGGAAGGTTCATTTTGAAACGACGAAAGATTTTGGTAAAACATGGAAATACGTGGGGCCGATCAACGATGGTAAAACTATTAACGCCATTCAGCCCAGCGTGTTGATTCATAAAAACGGCGATTTGCAGATCCTTTGCCGTACTCAGGAAAGGGCAATTGGCGAATCGTGGTCGAAGGACGGCGGCAAAACATGGTCGCCGATGCAGAAGTCTTCTTTGCCAAACAACAACTCGGGAACAGATGCCGTTACCCTGAAGGACGGACGTTTTGCCCTGATATACAATCATGTTTTGCCCAACGATACCCTGAAGCGTGGCAAAGGAGAACGGAATCCGCTCAACCTGGCTATCTCGGAAGACGGTAAGACATGGTATGCAGCATTGGTGGTGGAAGATTCTCCGATCAACCAATATTCGTATCCATCTATTATTCAATCATCTGACGGACTCATTCACATTGTCTACACTTGGCGTCGTAAAGCCATCAAACATGTAGCCGTTGATCCGGCAAAGCTTATATTCTCCAAAATTGAAGATGGGGTATGGCCGGCAGCCAACGAAAAAGAAGAGATTCAGGTGATTAATCCCGACCGCTACAAAGTGTCGGTATGCGACTGGATGATTCTCAAACGCCAAAAAGTGGGAGCCATTACATTGGCCAAAGAAATTGGCACTGATGGTGTTGAAGTGGACATGGGCGGCTTGGGCAAAAAAGTTGACTTTGAAAACAAACTGAACGATCAGAAGACGCGTGAACAATTTATTGCCGAATGTAATCGTTTGGGCTTGCAAATCAGTTCTATTGCCATGTCGGCTTTCTACGGACAAAATTTTGCCAAACGCGACAACTATTTGCCGTTGACAGAAGAAACCATTGAAGTGATGAAGGCTCTGAAGGTAAAAAATTGCTTCCTTCCGTTGACCAATATTACCGATATGCAGAAAGATGAGCAACTGTATGCTTTGGTGGTCGATCGTTTGAAGACGATAGCCAAAAAGGCAGAAGCGGCGGGCGTGGTCATCGGAATCGAGACTTCGATGCCGGCCAAAGAAGAGGCCAAACTGATCGACAAAGTTGCGTCTCCGTCTATTCGCAGCTATGTGAATGTTTCTACGATTTTGAAAAGAAATGGCGATATTTGCAAGGAATTAAAAACGCTGGGAAAAGAACGGATTGTTCAGATTCATATCACCAATACCGATGGCAACTGGTTGCAAAACGATCTGGCCGTTAATATGGTGGAACTCAAGAAAACGCTTGATAAAATGGGCTGGGGCGGCTGGCTGGTCATCGAACGTTCGCGCGACACGAAGGATGTGCACAACGTGAAATGGAATTATGGTGCCAATGCGGCTTATCTGAAGAAGATGTTCCAATAATTTGACAATATGCTAATGTGCCAATATGCCAATTG belongs to Paludibacter jiangxiensis and includes:
- a CDS encoding glycosyl hydrolase, giving the protein MQKCFFKYLFFVSILLVFVSELFSFGELSAQPRKSGNKDLFFIFHNPPESAKPWVFWYWMKGAVTPEGIKTDLKAMKEMGLEGAYLVPIQESTNPPIVAPAADTFTPRWWEMLRCAFTEAERLGLKFTMHPGDGFATAGGTWNTPEMSMQKVTWSQTQVQGGRLFSDTLPQPEMLHNYYKEIAILAFPSPTGTGISTETVVPKITTSTGEDASFLVQKNGKGSLKSDAACWIQYEFAQPFTCRSILTAGATYNYRAHNLRIETSDDGVHFKPYYKLSTGRNGWFDADADYTHSVPEVTARYFRFYSDKEGIEPGSDDNEMGKWKPTLKLQKLELSSAAVINQYEGKNGEIWRIAPKTPDNLLASSACVPFDKIIDITDKYKNGKLTWQVPAGNWTIFRVGYTTTGHQNMTAGAGKGLECDKFNPVAVKQQFNNWYGEIRRRMGDELTSKVLKRIHVDSWESGSQNWSPVFRAEFIKRRGYDPKLYLPAMAGIPVQDAATSEKFLYDVRQTISDLTNENFFGVLDSLGKKDGYEFSAESAAPVMSGDGLLHYKIVDVPMGEFWVNSPTHEKPTDMTEAVSGAHIYGKNIVQAEAFTTLRMDWNEYPAMLKPIGDRNFALGVNRFVFHVFTENPFPDKKPGMTLGPTGVFFQPTQTWWKPAKAWVDYTRRCQALLQFGKPVIDIAVFTGEELPRRAIVPEKLINTLPGLIGEEAVAREKKRLENSGAPMWSKPDGIINSVNTTHPADWVDPLRGYKYDSVNPDALLNQATVSDGKLNLSATASYQLLVLPQKNTMMPDTTLSDKMRIQIGKLKQQGVKVIRYWDKPTLDALGIERDVIAKDNQGKTLGNFAWNHRTAPGIDVYFIANQKAGQQEISLSLCVSGRVPEIWNPVTGEIRQAGTWTIRNGRTELPLRLDAYESLFIVLQTPTKQTESAKGANWIETKTVQTLPEKWSVQFDSAFGGPKQAVQFSTLTDWTTNIDPAVKYYSGTAVYSSDVEINKIGKGERLWLDLGRVEKIAEVKVNGVSCGVAWTSPYRVDISNVLKPGKNKIEIAVSNTWINRLIGDSLVPENQRITSTFNPIYRLDDKKITPSGLIGPVRILKEGK
- a CDS encoding glycoside hydrolase family 140 protein; translated protein: MNRILTLLFATFLLTTLSAQEKKDRFDIPWKNGKLKVSDNHRFLQFENGKPFFWLGETAWLLPSRSNREEASYFLGETAKNGFNVVQISILHDINAMNAYGQWALPNGFDFKNIDKKGEYNYWQHVDYIVKEAEKRGLYIGLVCVWGGNVKAGLVSVDDAKKYGKFLAERYKDAPNVIWIIGGDQPGSIKPEVWEAMATTIKGIDKNHLMTYHPFGRTTSATWFNNASWLDFNMFQSGHRRYGQVKGDGDLTVEPNTEEDNWRFVERSQAIQPVKPVLDGEPSYEDIPQGLHDFTQPRWKAEDVRRYAYWSVFAGSFGHTYGNNSTMQMFRQGYSPAYGATRPWYESIHDAGCQQMKYLKALVLAFPYFDRIGDQSVISGTNGTQYERVIATRGNDYMLIYNYTNHPIESDLTKISGEKKCGWWMNPSDGSLEYIGELKNSKQTFFHSSGYRSGNDKVLIITDATTSYLSKDQKSIL